The Biomphalaria glabrata chromosome 1, xgBioGlab47.1, whole genome shotgun sequence sequence GTTTTTATCAGTACTAAAGACAAATTCTTcaaataaaattctaattttcatacgagaccatcccaaaaattgaattaaaaatggTATTTGatttatctggaattcttattttttcTCACTAGGCCCTTTAattacaaacatccggaacaatccattatggaaacttaaaactattgcgatgtttctgaagggaaattaaattttaatcagattttcaatagcttttagtctttttttttttcgatattaacatgacggacagacaaaacgcagaaaaaaatgcgtctttaatccttatatatatatatatacatatataaaaatacatacaaatttagtctaactagcccattgtgacgtaatggatttttttttctttgatgtaATATATCTAatagttaattctttaaatgagaTGCTAAAataactcggtgcaccaatgtctatgaaccctcgagagCCTGCTCGTattgataaagacatttttaaccTCACTAGGCAGTGTTATCTgacttgtatttaaaaaaggcaaaatagctagatttagatctaatctagatttttaaaactagatctagatgtttttttacactagagctagattttttacactagatctagcttttttttttacactagagctacatttttaaaactagatttagatttatattctaattaaaatcactgtagattctggatctagaatttcaaagattatctaaaatcgctcgtctgatatattgtacatatccggtagttgtcatgccgtaatgtgtaatatatctgcctggtcgggatggctgcctggtcgtgcattTTGCATGCTGGgctgtcatttggatttatcgatggtcccgggttcaaaccctgcccgctcccatcccccgtcgtcctgcggaggtttggactaggaagtaaactatcttcaactctgaaggaacatccgaaacatgtaaaacattttacaaacatctctttatcaataataggctattagtttgtagccagtttgttattaagagcaatgccCTGGTCGTGCAGTTAGCGTGCTGAACTAATTATCTCAAAAACAGTaccggtttcataccctgctcgctgctATCCCCCATAGTCGAGCGGGAGAATCGgataaggaagtaaattatctttaactttaaaggaacatccaaaacatgtaaaacattttacagaaaaaaaaaaaaaacattttttacaacgccaaatgaatctttgaaacattattacttttaaaaatcaaaacaaaatcatgtcTTGAATATGCCTTGCAAATAGGCgaatccgacagggatccgactccgacgggggccgcctccgagtttgtgtgacaacacaaactctctttgtaatcttgttttttttaaatacaaaattagaCATGCTATGTTTACAACATAACATcaaaaattgtgttttatagGTCAGAGGATCTTACTATTGTGAGCATGAAGATATCCTAGTAAAAGCCATAGTGCTTTAAACATTTCATACAATACCAGACCTGCCTActaaaaaaagtccaaatgcgtaacgctgatggtcaaaatgcgtattttggcaccagaatgcgtaacacttacgcaatccactattttgtcatatatatatataatattagatctacaatctaaatctagatcaatacgacaatagagatgatatctagactagatctggatctatgtctatataatgaatataatctactctagatctgggctcaagagtgtcaccgatgccgtggatccgctacaaacgtaggtctactccaaactttcgtaggcctaccttcatccttgatctaaaaagcaattagatttagtctagaaatgaagaacgcaagagtgagggagtggcgggttggtaccaggttAGTACCGTCtattagctgatacaccaacgtgcctttttttttatgctaagactaagaatctagtctagatctagactagatggtagtagatgttatcgatctaagatctagatctagtcaatctaaatcatactacaactaaattggatctagattgtagagttatgTAGAGAATCGTGACATAACTgtcataacgtaatgactagctagactctaggtagatctattcctgtataacaagttatctagattagatatctacaatgtcactcaatgtgttttgaatcgatagcacttcgatatttttttctatacaaatgaatacgggaatcagggattcaacataattaatttctactaatgaacttacaaaaagaaaaagtcacgttggtgtatcagctaataGACGGTACTaacctggtaccaacccgccactccctcactcttgcgttcttcatttctagactaaatctaattgctttttagaaccaatcaacgtatagatctggacacaatgtgttcccccaccttttctgtccccccccccccaacaggatggcttagcgtgacctccgtgaccacTCGTAAGCTAGTtaagagagggaaaaaaaaggatacgaaatgcgtaacgcgaggggttaaatgcgtatttgcgcactgactgtcatttttgggagattttgcgtaacgaatatgcattttgcgtaacggtaggcaggtctgcaatacctatacaaaagaaaaaaaaaagggaggagggtagagaaaagaaaaagcacTCACCTCAAGAAACTGAGCTCCCTCTTTACTGAGGCAGGAAGTCAACAAGGAAGGCCTATATGGATTAGGAGGAGAAGCACGCTGTGGCCATGCTGGAGTACTCACCATAAATCCCCCAAGGTACTCCTTACAGATATGGTCCCATTCTGTCAATGGCCAAGGATTGTCCCACTGCACTTGCCTCATGTCATTAGAGAAATAACCAATGTCCTGCTGGTCATACACCTCCAGTCCTGTTGTCTCCACTGGCTGCAGGGGTGCAAGATAACACCCAGATGCAATGTGCCACTCTTTAGATTGGGCGGCTAGGCCCATTTTACTATGTATGTCACTATCAGGTGGCCAGCCATCTGACAAATCTATTTTTTCCGTTTTGCCCTCCCATGTGAGAGCATCCTCTCTGAAAGTCATTGGAGTTCTCCTTGGTCGGCAATCACTTCCATGTATGCTTCTATTCTCCATATCGTCTAGGTATGTAAGATCTACATTGTCAAGAAAGCTAGGTGAGAACCCATTCAAACTAGGAATGCCACTAACTAAATCCTCAACAGGTATGTTTTCTAAATCAATACAAGCGGAATTCAATCCAGGACCAGTAGAACATAAAGTTAGCAAGTTATTACTACCTGCTATTTTTAATTCACTAGCACTGTCAATATGGTTGCTCTTATCAATGCTCTCTAAGATGTAGTTCACAGAAAATTGAACATTTTCTTCTTGCCAATATTTCTCTACATTATGGTTGTCACTAGCCTGTTTGTCTGATCTATCTGACTCTGACAAAGAATGAGCTTCATCAAACCATACCATTTCTGTTGCCTCTGGTGATAAAATATTAGTAAGGGTTTCAATGCATACTTCTAAAACTTGATCTACATCAAGGCTTTCCTTAATTTTCTTGTCATTCATGTTGCCTTTTACAAGGAGCAAAGTATATTCTTTCCTCTTGATAAGTGTATCTACCATGCCCTTCAAAATGTGCCCAGTTGATCTTTGCTCACAGGAAACAGAGGAAACATAATTTACAACTAAATTCTTGATAACCTGTAGGGAGTAAGTCTCTCTTAAAGATTTTAAGCTAAGTAGAGATAAGTCACTGATCTCTTTACCCACTGGTGCTGTAGGTAAAGACACCTGAGCCCACTCAGCCACTCCACCAATTTCATTCATGGTGTTGTCCTTCCAGTGTAAGTTGGAATTTTGTGAAGAGCCATTAAACTGTTCTATCGATGTCGATACACTACGAAGTGGGGTATCAATAGTACATTTAACCAGTCCATCAGTTTCACTCATGATCTTCTCTTCATGTAAGTCAGCATATTGTTCAATGCCACCATTCAGTAATGTTGCTGGTTTCAGTCCATCAGTAGCATTTAAAGTGATGTCCTTCACATGTAAGTCTGGATAGAGTGCTATGCCAcctttatgtactatatcttgCCAAAAATCCCCACAGTGGCAGGGAAACTGTAAAGCATGTTCAAGATCATCTTCACTGGGAATCTTCTGATATGGTGTTGTTACTTTTGGTTTCTTGACTTTCTGAACTTTATTTTGGACTACATTTTGTACTTTCTGTCTAAGTTGTTGTTCTTCTATAATGCCAGCTTCAAAGATTGCACAGATCTCATTATCTGCTTTCTTTGAGTCAAGTGTTTCATCTTCATCCAACAGGCATTCTGAATACAAATGCTGACCACTCCCATCAGGAATTGGGTGAAAGTGTCGACTGTTAGAATAAGCTTGGTCTTCTGAGGTTGCTTTCTTCACACTTAGAGCTAGGTCTGatgattttaaattaaatttactaACAACATTTGGGGAAAACACCTTGTAAACTGTGTCAGCATATGGGACTAGAAATTTATCTTTGGACTGAAGCGGGGCTACTGAGGGAGAAAAGACCTTGGTGAGAACAACAGTCCGAAAAGCTGACTTCCAGCAACCGGAGTTGTCGCCAAAAGAAGATGGTGAGCT is a genomic window containing:
- the LOC106068254 gene encoding uncharacterized protein LOC106068254 isoform X1, which codes for MKPPLTVEARVAEDLRNWLASELEQLDASNTNQFAHHVVTILLHEDLDIEDEPLTAGDDFLQNIYNIKKGKTRDRQKKAAVQFLRSAVCCNDSDEAEIQGVVDELMVKIDETKSKMNKKSSKRSLLAPIAVNVKSAVAQASNKQDGLEQERRYNEAFPSLASEESLSKEGAPRFNVDSVWNRSPPAGKENSKKRVKKKPVQFLNRQCYMFTCQEEAQACSIARQVAALALAETSLPNVEAAEVFPSTLQDSSPSSFGDNSGCWKSAFRTVVLTKVFSPSVAPLQSKDKFLVPYADTVYKVFSPNVVSKFNLKSSDLALSVKKATSEDQAYSNSRHFHPIPDGSGQHLYSECLLDEDETLDSKKADNEICAIFEAGIIEEQQLRQKVQNVVQNKVQKVKKPKVTTPYQKIPSEDDLEHALQFPCHCGDFWQDIVHKGGIALYPDLHVKDITLNATDGLKPATLLNGGIEQYADLHEEKIMSETDGLVKCTIDTPLRSVSTSIEQFNGSSQNSNLHWKDNTMNEIGGVAEWAQVSLPTAPVGKEISDLSLLSLKSLRETYSLQVIKNLVVNYVSSVSCEQRSTGHILKGMVDTLIKRKEYTLLLVKGNMNDKKIKESLDVDQVLEVCIETLTNILSPEATEMVWFDEAHSLSESDRSDKQASDNHNVEKYWQEENVQFSVNYILESIDKSNHIDSASELKIAGSNNLLTLCSTGPGLNSACIDLENIPVEDLVSGIPSLNGFSPSFLDNVDLTYLDDMENRSIHGSDCRPRRTPMTFREDALTWEGKTEKIDLSDGWPPDSDIHSKMGLAAQSKEWHIASGCYLAPLQPVETTGLEVYDQQDIGYFSNDMRQVQWDNPWPLTEWDHICKEYLGGFMVSTPAWPQRASPPNPYRPSLLTSCLSKEGAQFLESAFVNSYFSNDFTEPHSNLKRTAHAVDCSALEKLWLSRRNNSLERFWLAKDSQHSIAVGWNSSFALIEGVTCSNWLENNCNLGHSCPFSHPSI
- the LOC106068254 gene encoding uncharacterized protein LOC106068254 isoform X2: MVKIDETKSKMNKKSSKRSLLAPIAVNVKSAVAQASNKQDGLEQERRYNEAFPSLASEESLSKEGAPRFNVDSVWNRSPPAGKENSKKRVKKKPVQFLNRQCYMFTCQEEAQACSIARQVAALALAETSLPNVEAAEVFPSTLQDSSPSSFGDNSGCWKSAFRTVVLTKVFSPSVAPLQSKDKFLVPYADTVYKVFSPNVVSKFNLKSSDLALSVKKATSEDQAYSNSRHFHPIPDGSGQHLYSECLLDEDETLDSKKADNEICAIFEAGIIEEQQLRQKVQNVVQNKVQKVKKPKVTTPYQKIPSEDDLEHALQFPCHCGDFWQDIVHKGGIALYPDLHVKDITLNATDGLKPATLLNGGIEQYADLHEEKIMSETDGLVKCTIDTPLRSVSTSIEQFNGSSQNSNLHWKDNTMNEIGGVAEWAQVSLPTAPVGKEISDLSLLSLKSLRETYSLQVIKNLVVNYVSSVSCEQRSTGHILKGMVDTLIKRKEYTLLLVKGNMNDKKIKESLDVDQVLEVCIETLTNILSPEATEMVWFDEAHSLSESDRSDKQASDNHNVEKYWQEENVQFSVNYILESIDKSNHIDSASELKIAGSNNLLTLCSTGPGLNSACIDLENIPVEDLVSGIPSLNGFSPSFLDNVDLTYLDDMENRSIHGSDCRPRRTPMTFREDALTWEGKTEKIDLSDGWPPDSDIHSKMGLAAQSKEWHIASGCYLAPLQPVETTGLEVYDQQDIGYFSNDMRQVQWDNPWPLTEWDHICKEYLGGFMVSTPAWPQRASPPNPYRPSLLTSCLSKEGAQFLESAFVNSYFSNDFTEPHSNLKRTAHAVDCSALEKLWLSRRNNSLERFWLAKDSQHSIAVGWNSSFALIEGVTCSNWLENNCNLGHSCPFSHPSI